One Dehalococcoidia bacterium DNA segment encodes these proteins:
- a CDS encoding glycosyltransferase family 39 protein: protein MLLCALGVRLAGLSDLVLFGDAAASVFFAMQGWGGIAPATAVDSHPPGYYYLLRLSLDLIGWNELGARLPSLFCGVLLVALLLAAGRQLAGAGAGTAVGLLAAISPTLVVSSRQPRMYALLALLSLLVLLLAARPQRSWRHALALLVFAWAALMTHYFAVVVIVAAAVVALLSSPVGARSLRRGDGGGAGSAVPPARSTGERRTEVLRALAAAIRSLWPFGGAGALWLPWLASALGESLRHTERTIAGVAPQPTALHFLGSLAVAVPVGTFVPLVPAVLLALLWWAVAGGALLSARRWPRWPLLAAGAVLVGATAIYVAQPLFGRPRFFIGLVPLVLLAIAVPLAALRRSWALLAGGALAVITLLALAMTLPVERGMLEPDAVRLGEELAGASAQDAVILQPWWQAGYLRIRLDPLPRLVAMRDLPPSEWPALLGEGRQLWLVFTGVGRRDPAFPLEEWLDRAAYRVDERMIGALRVARYVAAPDPLLPPPTALPNGLAIAAAPASRELTAGAPLPVLVSWEASRSVEERVVLFLHLRGQDGSGWAGRDEEPDTGMRLSGQWAAGERLLERRGLVVPAWTPPGVYRVVAGAYRRSDGGRIGNDVDLGEVRVRRAPSTGRTLAVFDNRFALEAVRLLPSDAGAARRTTIETVDGPQTLFELSTARAGQALTVVLNWRLVGPAAPAVASLRLLDQHGRVVAEREQPPAGPADPPALWAAEGVASGRFDLALSGSLPRGRYQLQLRLLRPDGAPLPVQGREALTLGWVALDD, encoded by the coding sequence GTGCTGCTTTGTGCCCTTGGCGTCCGGCTTGCCGGTCTCAGTGACCTCGTCCTCTTCGGCGACGCGGCGGCGAGCGTCTTTTTCGCCATGCAGGGCTGGGGCGGGATCGCGCCGGCGACTGCTGTCGATAGCCATCCGCCGGGCTACTACTACCTGCTGCGGCTGAGCCTCGATCTCATCGGCTGGAATGAACTTGGCGCTCGGCTGCCGTCGCTGTTCTGCGGCGTCCTGCTTGTCGCGCTGCTTCTCGCTGCTGGCCGCCAGCTCGCTGGCGCAGGCGCGGGGACGGCGGTCGGCCTCCTCGCCGCGATCAGTCCGACGCTTGTTGTCTCCAGCCGGCAGCCGCGCATGTATGCGCTCCTTGCGCTGCTCTCGCTCCTCGTGCTCCTGCTCGCTGCCCGACCGCAACGGTCATGGCGTCACGCTCTCGCTCTCCTGGTGTTCGCGTGGGCGGCATTGATGACCCACTACTTCGCTGTCGTTGTCATCGTTGCCGCCGCAGTTGTCGCGTTGCTCTCTTCTCCTGTCGGCGCACGCTCTCTCCGTCGGGGAGATGGCGGCGGCGCGGGGTCGGCAGTTCCGCCGGCAAGGAGCACGGGAGAGCGGCGGACTGAAGTGCTTCGCGCGCTTGCTGCCGCCATCCGCTCGCTCTGGCCGTTCGGGGGAGCAGGCGCACTCTGGCTGCCGTGGCTCGCCTCTGCGCTCGGCGAGTCGCTGCGCCACACTGAGCGGACCATCGCCGGCGTGGCCCCCCAGCCGACGGCGCTTCACTTCCTCGGCTCGCTCGCGGTGGCTGTGCCGGTGGGCACGTTTGTTCCGCTCGTCCCCGCGGTCCTACTGGCGCTTCTCTGGTGGGCAGTCGCCGGCGGAGCCCTACTCTCTGCCCGACGCTGGCCTCGCTGGCCGCTGCTCGCCGCCGGCGCTGTACTCGTTGGCGCAACAGCGATCTATGTCGCTCAGCCCCTCTTTGGACGTCCCCGATTCTTTATCGGGCTTGTTCCCCTCGTCCTCCTCGCGATCGCTGTGCCGCTCGCTGCGCTTCGCCGCTCTTGGGCTCTGCTTGCGGGCGGCGCGCTCGCGGTCATCACGCTCCTTGCGCTCGCCATGACGCTGCCGGTCGAACGAGGGATGCTCGAACCGGATGCCGTTCGGCTTGGAGAGGAGCTGGCCGGAGCGAGCGCGCAGGACGCGGTCATTCTTCAGCCGTGGTGGCAGGCCGGCTACTTGCGCATCCGCCTCGACCCCCTCCCGCGTCTGGTGGCAATGCGGGATCTGCCTCCGTCCGAATGGCCGGCACTGCTCGGAGAGGGCCGCCAGCTGTGGCTTGTCTTCACGGGCGTTGGGCGGCGCGATCCTGCCTTTCCCCTCGAAGAGTGGCTTGATCGCGCGGCGTATCGGGTCGACGAGCGGATGATCGGTGCGCTGCGGGTTGCCCGCTACGTCGCCGCGCCCGACCCCCTCCTGCCGCCGCCGACCGCGCTCCCGAATGGGCTCGCGATCGCGGCGGCTCCTGCGAGCCGAGAGCTGACCGCCGGAGCGCCGCTTCCTGTTCTCGTCAGCTGGGAGGCGAGCCGTTCCGTCGAGGAGCGCGTCGTGCTCTTCCTCCACCTTCGCGGCCAGGATGGGAGCGGCTGGGCCGGCCGCGATGAAGAGCCGGATACCGGCATGCGCCTCTCTGGCCAGTGGGCGGCAGGGGAGCGGCTGCTGGAGCGGCGGGGGCTTGTCGTCCCTGCATGGACACCGCCCGGCGTCTACCGCGTGGTTGCGGGGGCCTACCGACGGAGCGACGGCGGCCGCATTGGGAACGACGTCGACCTCGGCGAAGTGCGGGTCAGGCGCGCCCCGTCGACTGGGCGGACGCTCGCCGTGTTTGACAATCGGTTCGCCCTGGAAGCGGTGCGGCTTCTTCCTTCCGACGCGGGGGCGGCGCGCCGGACGACGATTGAGACCGTCGACGGTCCACAGACCCTGTTTGAGCTGAGCACGGCGCGAGCAGGGCAAGCTCTGACGGTAGTGCTGAACTGGCGGCTGGTCGGCCCGGCAGCGCCGGCGGTCGCTTCCCTTCGGCTGCTCGACCAGCACGGCCGGGTTGTCGCCGAGCGCGAGCAGCCGCCTGCTGGTCCTGCCGACCCACCGGCGCTGTGGGCGGCGGAGGGGGTCGCGAGCGGCCGCTTCGACCTTGCGCTTTCGGGCAGCCTGCCTCGCGGCCGCTATCAGCTCCAGCTGCGGCTGCTCCGCCCCGATGGAGCGCCGCTTCCGGTGCAGGGACGTGAGGCGCTCACGCTTGGCTGGGTCGCGCTCGACGATTAG
- a CDS encoding oligosaccharide flippase family protein has protein sequence MADQAALLGVGRGRKAGARLGRIGAFAARSPDGLAVGALALVAVLFCGRFLFGDPLLPADTLYTAPPWSAFAAEQGVTRVHNELIADLILQNYSWKRFIAESYQRGQLPLWNPYLFAGQPFLAAGQYAALYPFGLLFLVLPVAAAYAPFAALHLFFAGAFTYLYLRIIGVQRPAAFVGAVTFELAGFLVVSFVWPMILSAAVWLPLGLAMCELVARYLERGQWGAAGLGLAPPARVVVPVGALAVGMQLLAGHLEISFYFLFTLMAYSAVRLTLYLARSRQLVATLRAGFGLLTLVGIGFALAAAQVIPFFELIRENYRIGQVTYAEVVGWALPPQHVLAFAIPDIFGNPTHHHYFNLVTGRLEPVSGSRDAFGNVRDYPFWGVKNYVEGAVYVGLAPLVLAGLALLRRRDRYTAFFGGYLLFCLLLAFGTPLYFLIWQIPGVNQLHTPFRWVYPATFCLAVLAALGAETLLRRRSDMPALLPASATQQDPAAQPLGGGDQLPAETAPGARPDRIAKRLALGCAALGLAIGAAIALSRLALGPTLAAAEALLARSTSLRRAFPTAEMFYSYEAGVVAGFALMLLLVAAAFWIVSRRPTAGVVAIGVVTAVDLTVAFGGFNTASPVRLAEFVPPSIAAIKADPGLFRITSFNYDDTLRPNSNMLFGLPDIRGYDTVILRSYVDYWSLMEPPSGLLYSMINKLTEASSLQSPLLDLLGVKYVLTTQNIGLPGWTEVYRGEINVYRNERALPRAFVVGTVVPVRDAAEARAVITRPDFDPRAVAAVEGPAGLARSGGTGSAELVRYEPTRIEIIARADAPALLLLTDSYFPGWRATLDGREVEIFRANSLFRAIELPPGEHRVVFRYSPLSFQLGAYLSLMGLFAIVLGLAYALWSAVYRAPHDGTTLQRILKNSFAPMATQLANRLVDLAFAVVVARLLGPATVGEYAFAVVLIGYFQIFTDFGLGTLLTREVAQDRTRARDYLANIIGLRLGLVIASLPVVASLVALYWTAFNLTPAGALTIAFFALGLIPGALSASYSAVFYAFEKMEYPAMLTSIATLLRVALGLAALLSGFGIAGLGAVSLIVNVVTALIFWRLLATTFFQPTWRFDWTAARRLWVLSFPLMINNFLSSVFFRIDVLFLKPMQGDAATGYYTTAYKFIDGLNIIPSFFTLAVFPIFSRYAVSSTERLRLGFERSLKLLLSISLPITVLTTLLAGPIILLFFGEEFQPSVIALQILIWFLPFSYVNSITHYVLIALNRQRYLTFAFVIGVTFNIVANILVIPQFSYPGAAAVTVLSEIVLLLPFFYAIRQDLRWLPSPRLLLRPALAAGIAGGAVMLLAASVPWPVLAIVGGAIYLPALALVGGIDREDLALVRRLAGRDRRARVDAAAEPAR, from the coding sequence GTGGCAGATCAAGCGGCGCTACTAGGCGTCGGGAGGGGACGCAAGGCAGGAGCGCGTCTCGGGCGCATCGGGGCGTTTGCTGCGCGCTCTCCCGATGGGCTCGCTGTCGGCGCGCTCGCGCTGGTGGCGGTGCTCTTCTGCGGCCGCTTCCTCTTCGGCGACCCGCTGCTTCCCGCTGATACGCTCTACACCGCGCCGCCCTGGAGCGCGTTCGCCGCCGAGCAGGGGGTCACTCGCGTCCACAACGAACTGATCGCCGACCTTATCCTGCAAAACTATTCTTGGAAGCGGTTTATCGCCGAGAGCTACCAGCGCGGCCAACTGCCGCTCTGGAACCCCTATCTTTTCGCGGGGCAGCCGTTTCTCGCAGCGGGCCAGTATGCCGCGCTGTATCCTTTCGGGCTGCTCTTTCTCGTCCTGCCGGTCGCGGCCGCCTATGCCCCCTTCGCGGCACTGCACCTCTTCTTTGCCGGCGCCTTCACCTATCTCTATCTGCGGATCATCGGCGTCCAGCGTCCGGCGGCATTCGTGGGCGCGGTCACCTTCGAACTCGCCGGCTTTCTCGTCGTCTCGTTCGTCTGGCCGATGATCCTGAGCGCTGCGGTGTGGCTGCCTCTCGGGCTGGCGATGTGCGAGCTCGTCGCGCGCTACCTCGAGCGAGGGCAGTGGGGAGCTGCCGGGCTCGGCCTCGCGCCCCCGGCACGGGTGGTTGTCCCGGTGGGGGCGCTTGCGGTCGGGATGCAGCTGCTCGCGGGGCACCTCGAGATCAGCTTCTATTTCCTCTTCACCTTGATGGCCTATAGCGCCGTCCGGCTGACGCTCTATCTCGCGCGCTCTCGCCAGCTGGTCGCGACCCTCCGCGCCGGGTTCGGGCTGCTGACGCTGGTCGGGATCGGCTTCGCCCTTGCGGCGGCGCAGGTCATCCCCTTCTTCGAGCTGATCCGCGAGAACTATCGTATCGGCCAAGTCACCTACGCCGAGGTCGTCGGGTGGGCGCTGCCGCCTCAGCATGTGCTGGCGTTCGCCATTCCGGACATTTTCGGCAACCCCACTCACCATCACTATTTCAATCTCGTCACCGGCCGGCTCGAGCCGGTGAGCGGCTCGCGCGATGCGTTCGGCAACGTGCGCGACTATCCGTTTTGGGGGGTGAAGAACTACGTCGAGGGGGCGGTCTATGTTGGCCTCGCCCCGCTCGTGCTCGCAGGGCTGGCGCTGCTCCGCCGGCGCGACCGCTACACCGCGTTCTTCGGCGGCTATCTGCTCTTCTGTCTGCTGCTCGCCTTCGGCACGCCACTCTACTTTCTCATCTGGCAGATCCCCGGCGTGAACCAACTGCACACGCCGTTCCGATGGGTCTACCCGGCGACCTTCTGCCTCGCGGTGCTGGCCGCGCTCGGCGCGGAGACGTTGCTGCGCCGCCGCTCGGACATGCCGGCGCTCCTCCCCGCTTCGGCTACTCAACAGGACCCAGCTGCTCAGCCGCTTGGAGGAGGCGACCAGCTTCCTGCCGAGACAGCGCCGGGTGCGCGGCCCGACCGGATAGCGAAACGGCTGGCGCTTGGCTGTGCCGCGCTCGGGCTGGCGATCGGTGCAGCGATCGCGCTCAGCCGGCTTGCCCTCGGGCCGACGCTCGCGGCTGCCGAAGCGCTGCTCGCTCGCTCAACGAGCTTGCGGCGCGCCTTTCCCACGGCAGAGATGTTCTACTCCTATGAAGCGGGCGTGGTAGCCGGCTTCGCGCTCATGCTGCTGCTTGTGGCCGCCGCGTTCTGGATCGTCTCACGTCGGCCGACGGCTGGCGTGGTGGCGATTGGGGTCGTGACGGCGGTCGACCTGACTGTCGCATTCGGGGGGTTCAATACGGCGAGCCCCGTTCGTCTCGCCGAATTCGTCCCGCCTTCCATTGCCGCGATCAAGGCGGACCCGGGACTGTTCCGGATTACGTCCTTCAACTATGACGATACGCTCCGCCCGAACAGCAATATGCTGTTCGGGCTTCCCGACATTCGGGGCTATGACACCGTGATCTTGCGCTCCTATGTCGACTATTGGTCGCTCATGGAGCCCCCGAGTGGGCTGCTCTACAGCATGATCAACAAGCTGACCGAAGCGAGCTCGCTGCAGTCGCCCCTGCTCGACCTCCTCGGCGTGAAGTATGTCCTCACCACGCAGAACATCGGGCTTCCGGGCTGGACGGAGGTCTACCGCGGCGAGATTAACGTCTATCGAAATGAACGCGCTCTTCCCCGCGCTTTTGTGGTCGGCACGGTTGTCCCAGTCCGAGATGCCGCAGAGGCGCGGGCGGTGATTACCCGACCGGACTTCGATCCGCGAGCGGTGGCGGCGGTAGAGGGTCCGGCGGGACTAGCGCGCAGCGGCGGGACTGGCTCGGCCGAACTCGTCCGCTATGAGCCTACTCGGATTGAGATTATCGCCCGCGCGGATGCGCCAGCGCTTCTGCTCCTGACCGATAGCTACTTTCCGGGGTGGCGCGCCACGCTCGATGGGCGCGAGGTCGAGATTTTCCGCGCCAACAGCCTGTTCCGAGCGATCGAACTGCCGCCGGGCGAGCATCGCGTCGTCTTCCGCTACAGTCCGCTCAGCTTCCAACTGGGCGCCTATCTCTCGCTCATGGGGCTGTTTGCGATCGTGTTGGGCCTTGCCTACGCGCTCTGGTCGGCCGTCTATCGCGCTCCGCACGATGGGACGACGCTTCAGCGGATCCTGAAGAACAGCTTTGCCCCGATGGCGACCCAGCTGGCCAACCGGCTCGTTGACCTCGCCTTCGCCGTCGTTGTCGCCCGACTGCTCGGCCCTGCTACCGTCGGCGAATACGCGTTCGCCGTCGTCCTGATCGGGTATTTCCAAATTTTCACCGACTTTGGGCTGGGCACCCTGCTGACGCGCGAAGTCGCCCAAGACCGGACGCGAGCGCGAGACTACCTTGCGAACATTATCGGGCTGCGTCTCGGCTTGGTGATCGCTTCGCTGCCGGTAGTCGCGAGCCTGGTCGCGCTCTACTGGACGGCCTTCAACTTGACGCCGGCTGGCGCTCTGACGATCGCGTTCTTCGCCCTCGGGTTGATCCCGGGGGCGCTCAGCGCGTCATACAGCGCCGTGTTCTACGCGTTCGAGAAGATGGAATACCCGGCGATGCTGACAAGCATCGCCACGCTTCTCCGAGTCGCGCTCGGCTTGGCAGCGCTGCTGAGCGGGTTTGGCATTGCGGGGCTTGGCGCGGTCTCACTCATTGTCAATGTGGTGACGGCGCTTATCTTCTGGCGGCTGCTCGCGACGACGTTCTTCCAGCCAACCTGGCGCTTCGACTGGACCGCGGCGCGGCGGCTGTGGGTGTTGTCCTTTCCGCTCATGATCAACAACTTTCTGAGCAGTGTCTTCTTCCGGATCGATGTGCTCTTTCTTAAGCCGATGCAGGGCGATGCGGCGACAGGGTATTACACGACGGCGTATAAGTTTATCGATGGCCTGAATATCATTCCCTCATTCTTCACCCTCGCGGTCTTTCCGATCTTCAGCCGCTATGCCGTCTCTTCGACGGAGCGGCTGCGTTTAGGCTTCGAACGCTCGCTGAAGCTGTTGCTCAGCATCAGCTTGCCGATTACGGTGCTGACCACTCTGCTAGCAGGACCGATCATCCTTCTCTTTTTTGGAGAAGAGTTTCAGCCGTCGGTTATCGCGCTTCAAATTCTGATCTGGTTCCTGCCATTCAGTTACGTCAATTCAATCACGCACTATGTGCTTATTGCGCTCAATCGTCAGCGCTATCTCACCTTTGCCTTTGTGATTGGCGTTACTTTCAATATTGTCGCGAATATTCTTGTCATTCCGCAGTTCAGCTATCCCGGCGCTGCCGCCGTGACGGTGCTGAGCGAGATCGTCCTGTTGCTGCCGTTCTTCTACGCGATCAGGCAGGATCTGCGATGGCTGCCTTCGCCGCGCCTGCTGCTGCGCCCCGCTCTTGCCGCCGGGATCGCTGGCGGCGCGGTCATGCTTCTCGCAGCGAGCGTGCCGTGGCCGGTCCTCGCGATCGTCGGCGGCGCGATCTATCTCCCGGCGCTTGCGCTTGTTGGAGGGATCGACCGCGAGGATCTCGCGCTCGTGCGGCGGCTAGCCGGGCGCGACCGCCGCGCGCGTGTCGACGCCGCCGCCGAACCGGCTCGCTAG
- a CDS encoding polyprenol monophosphomannose synthase, with protein sequence MHLTVVLPTYNEVQNLPVMLDALLSLQIAGCELDVLVVDDNSPDGTGQLADQLAAQSDGRVRVLHRPAKLGLGRAYVDGFRRALAEGADLVLEMDADFSHNPKYLPAMVAAIEDADVVVGSRYVPGGMVDPTWPRWRKFISWWGSAYARAILGLRVRDATAGFKLFRRHVLEQLPLAETRSNGYAFQIEIAYLCERAGFRVVEIPIVFDDRTVGVSKMSPAIAIEASWRVWQIKRRY encoded by the coding sequence TTGCACCTGACGGTCGTCCTTCCCACCTATAACGAGGTCCAAAACCTTCCGGTGATGCTCGACGCCCTGCTGAGCCTTCAGATCGCCGGATGTGAGTTGGATGTGCTTGTTGTGGACGACAACTCGCCGGACGGGACGGGACAGTTGGCCGACCAGCTCGCCGCGCAATCAGATGGCCGAGTCCGGGTTCTCCATCGTCCGGCAAAGCTGGGGCTTGGCCGTGCCTATGTCGACGGCTTCCGGCGGGCGCTTGCGGAGGGGGCCGACCTCGTTCTCGAGATGGACGCTGACTTCTCGCACAATCCGAAGTATCTGCCGGCGATGGTGGCGGCGATAGAAGATGCCGACGTCGTGGTTGGGTCGCGCTACGTGCCGGGCGGCATGGTCGACCCGACGTGGCCGCGCTGGCGCAAGTTCATCTCGTGGTGGGGCAGCGCCTACGCCCGCGCGATCCTCGGTCTGCGCGTGCGCGATGCGACTGCTGGCTTCAAGCTCTTTCGGCGTCATGTCCTTGAGCAGCTTCCTCTCGCTGAGACCCGGTCCAACGGCTACGCCTTTCAGATCGAAATCGCGTATCTCTGCGAACGCGCCGGGTTTCGGGTTGTTGAGATCCCCATCGTCTTCGACGACCGCACGGTCGGCGTCTCAAAGATGTCGCCGGCGATCGCGATCGAGGCGTCCTGGCGAGTGTGGCAGATCAAGCGGCGCTACTAG